A genomic stretch from Pieris napi chromosome 18, ilPieNapi1.2, whole genome shotgun sequence includes:
- the LOC125058619 gene encoding protein ALP1-like, translating into MWTAEKFAVDFQGCVKMDVQKIITLTVLVYLLRKRKRKISRKRQFWVHPLLCERKTKGLYYTYFLDLKMYEKRFFNYMRMSTNTFNLLLDTIKPKITGTGNNYRKCIPAEEKLVITIRYLATGCSLSHISHEYRIGLPTVSEIVFDVCEAIWEILKPIVMPQLTRDKWIQTAEGFQKYAQFPNCIGAIDGKHIRVIKPQHSGSLYYNYKNYFSIVLLAICDVNYKFLYVDIGAYGKCSDSSIYKDSVFYHRLLNNDLDIPSNNPIKENGQSMPFVLVGDEAFSLSEHMMRPYAGRNLNNVKTNFNYRLSRARRYIECTFGILANKWQILHRPLNVKKEFAVVIIKALCVLHNFVRERDGYDFKDTLTVPEALLEIPACLPNRANRTSTEYRDIFANYFSTDGRLPWHNL; encoded by the exons ATGTGGACGGCCGAAAAATTTGCAGTCGACTTCCAAGGATGTGTCAAGATGGACGTGCAGAAGATAATCACGCTAACTGTGCTTGTGTATTTACTACGAAAACGAAAACGGAAGATTTCACGTAAAAGACAGTTTTGGGTGCATCCATTACTTTGCGAGAGAAAGACTAAAggattatattatacttattttttggatttaaaaatgtatgagaAGAGATTCTTTAATTACATGAGAATGTCAACGAATACTTTTAACCTGTTACTGGATacaataaaaccaaaaattaCTGGAACTGGTAACAACTATCGGAAATGCATTCCAGCAGAAGAAAAATTAGTAATAACAATAAG gtaTTTGGCTACTGGGTGTTCTTTATCTCATATAAGTCATGAATACCGTATAGGGCTTCCTACAGTATCGGAAATAGTATTTGATGTTTGTGAAGCAATATGGGAGATATTAAAACCAATTGTGATGCCACAATTGACCAGAGATAAGTGGATTCAAACGGCTGAAGGTTTTCAAAAATACGCCCAATTTCCTAATTGCATCGGAGCCATCGACGGCAAGCACATTAGAGTTATCAAACCACAACATTCGGGATCtctttattacaattacaagaattatttttcaatcgtGTTACTTGCAATATGtgatgtaaattataaatttctttacGTAGATATTGGAGCATACGGCAAATGCAGTGATTCGTCAATTTACAAAGACTCTGTATTTTATCATAGGCTTTTAAATAATGATCTCGATATTCCGAGCAATAACCCCATCAAAGAAAATGGCCAATCAATGCCGTTCGTTTTAGTGGGTGATGAGGCGTTTTCACTATCGGAACATATGATGCGACCGTATGCTGGGAGAAACTTGAATAATGTAAagactaattttaattatcgacTATCCCGTGCCCGCCGCTATATTGAATGTACATTTGGAATATTAGCCAATAAATGGCAGATTCTTCACCGACCCCTAAACGTCAAGAAAGAATTTGCAGTTGTGATTATAAAAGCTCTATGTGTGCTTCATAATTTTGTGCGAGAAAGAGACGGATATGATTTCAAGGACACGTTAACTGTACCAGAGGCTTTATTAGAAATACCTGCATGTTTACCTAATAGAGCAAATAGAACATCAACCGAATATCGAGATATATTCGCAAACTACTTCAGTACCGATGGTCGCTTGCCCTGGcacaatttgtaa
- the LOC125058512 gene encoding syndetin yields MDSRHAPPGVNSRSLTAAQSAAELEVLKQIENVYFSPPNEFDAARYALNHVPSYTNTDDIEQMFTKLKRQQQVVSGKALHLISQQRDNCDKEFAEIQNIRQQLTTTLNTCRQARENLQIASNHLTISTFVILANVRKKQIIKSVLKSLDLLRSLRSVEKDVAELLNKKEYYSAIELILKSLKAASNHKEYTCIADLTSRLEDTLDMTEEKLDSVLSSICYSFDASVFSQLKRAYDLLGKTQAAMEQLHMHYSSAVNESAFEAVKSFVDNVSMETKFQEMCQSVPTNKAPTCLLNLCEKLFLVMRSYYILVNWYNKNEESSNSGNVCDIEKNVSREYIKQKLKGGLIRIWHDVQSKVSMFLKSSGLEEYPFEKFIEMLGILRKLTQVAEVFCGDTSDLLQDFIKTQSVAYIKNYHKGRMEELKLFLENEGWEQCPVKSTFTVLHLQEFKQFKKYFKPKTDIGKSSQSSSSVHSLDDSVYIAKYFGQTARTPFEIFRNENVTNDDIFGLEPESDVSEESDDEPDELKRDFVEDAEVKESPSKVSNSVIVTNTTLSVLRNCGQYLQISRYLPQIALEVIMLMNQLFDYYFFTVHLFFTSDLEVASSTLYTPKLNGVLKRISSLEENFAIPKLPENLEKTEANLHGLSERIVGVESLIFLAKQFETLHPYLETIVAQHQRMILEHFRDNTLRVVGDLRMPAYMCSASKAVDARSALIGISQVRWDVKTVAGEHSPYVDMIVRKIQVFALRLENISQKVTLNMDIVNGIWGMVAKFIVHLLVEGFSNASKCSNGGRGLMQLDYRQLFVKLEKISGLKPIPYQDYVDRYVKAYYLPRDELEVFVRDRIEYSNKHLIALVGCACENKRDRQALLGVLEGREGT; encoded by the exons ATGGATAGTCGACACGCTCCTCCTGGTGTAAACTCTAGATCATTAACTGCTGCACAATCAGCTGCAGAGCTTGAG GTCCTGAAACAAATTGAGAATGTATACTTTTCTCCACCAAATGAGTTTGATGCAGCCCGGTATGCTCTGAACCATGTCCCTTCGTACACAAATACTGATGATATAGAGCAAATGTTCACAAAACTCAAACGACAACAGCAA GTTGTGTCTGGCAAAGCACTCCATTTAATATCACAACAACGCGACAACTGTGATAAGGAATTTgctgaaatacaaaatataaggCAACAACTCACAACAACGTTAAACACATGTAGACAAGCCCGAGAAAACCTCCAAATTGCCTCCAACCATTTGACTATATCTACCTTTGTTATACTGGCTAATGTCAGAAAGAAACAGATAATTAAATCAGTACTGAAGTCATTGGATTTGCTAAGAAGTCTCCGTAGTGTTGAAAAGGATGTGGCGGagttactaaataaaaaagagtATTATAGCGCTATcgaattgatattaaaaagcCTAAAAGCCGCTTCAAATCATAAGGAATACACATGCATTGCAGATCTAACATCACGGCTTGAAGACACCCTAGATATGACAGAGGAGAAACTTGATTCAGTCCTTTCCAGTATTTGCTATAGCTTTGATGCTTCAGTCTTTTCGCAACTGAAGAGGGCATATGATCTTTTAGGAAAGACTCAGGCCGCTATGGAGCAATTACACATGCATTATTCCTCTGCCGTTAATGAATCTGCTTTTGAAGCTGTCAAATCCTTTGTTGACAACGTTTCCATGGAAACCAAGTTTCAGGAAATGTGCCAATCTGTGCCTACGAACAAGGCCCCAACGTGTTTGTTGAATCTCTGCGAGAAATTGTTCCTTGTGATGCGGAGTTATTACATTCTAGTGAATTGGTATAACAAAAATGAGGAATCCAGTAATTCTGGTAATGTCTGTGATATTGAGAAGAATGTCAGTCGGGAATACATTAAGCAGAAGTTAAAAGGAGGTCTCATAAGAATCTGGCATGATGTGCAAAGCAAAGTGTCAATGTTCCTGAAAAGTTCTGGTTTAGAAGAGTATCCATTTGAAAAGTTTATCGAAATGCTGGGAATTCTACGGAAATTGACTCAAGTGGCTGAAGTTTTCTGTGGAGACACTTCAGATCTCCTgcaggattttattaaaactcaaAGTGTTGCATATATAAAGAATTACCACAAGGGACGTATGGAGGAATTGAAGCTCTTCTTAGAAAACGAAGGATGGGAACAGTGTCCTGTCAAATCCACGTTCACAGTACTGCATTTACAggaatttaaacaattcaagAAATATTTCAAGCCCAAAACAGATATTGGTAAAAGTTCACAATCATCATCATCTGTACATTCTTTAGATGATAGCGTATACATCGCTAAATACTTTGGGCAAACAGCAAGAACGCCATTCGAGATCTTTCGAAACGAAAACGTTACTAATGATGACATATTTGGATTAGAACCAGAATCGGATGTTAGTGAGGAATCTGATGATGAACCTGATGAATTGAAAAGAGATTTCGTTGAAGATGCCGAAGTTAAGGAGAGTCCGTCGAAAGTGTCCAATAGTGTAATAGTCACCAACACAACTCTATCTGTGCTAAGAAACTGCGGGCAGTACTTGCAAATTTCAAGATATCTACCACAAATTGCTTTGGAAGTGATAATGCTGATGAACCAGCTGTTCGACTACTATTTCTTCACAGTGCACCTTTTCTTCACATCTGATTTGGAGGTTGCCTCCAGCACGTTATATACCCCGAAATTGAATGGTGTTTTAAAAAGAATCTCGAGTTTAGAAGAGAATTTCGCTATACCAAAATTACCTGAAAATTTAGAAAAGACAGAAGCAAATTTGCACGGATTAAGTGAACGTATAGTTGGTGTTGAGAGTCTAATTTTCTTAGCGAAACAATTTGAGACGCTCCACCCATATTTAGAGACAATAGTCGCCCAGCATCAAAGGATGATTCTAGAACATTTCCGGGATAACACCTTGAGGGTGGTGGGTGATTTGCGAATGCCCGCATACATGTGTTCGGCGTCGAAAGCTGTCGATGCCCGATCAGCTCTTATCGGTATATCCCAAGTTAGATGGGATGTTAAGACAGTTGCTGGTGAACATAGTCCATATGTGGATATGATTGTTCGGAAGATTCAAGTGTTTGCACTGCGTTTGGAGAATATTTCCCAAAAGGTTACCCTAAACATGGACATCGTTAATGGGATTTGGGGAATGGTGGCTAAGTTTATTGTGCATCTGTTGGTTGAGGGTTTCTCCAATGCATCAAAGTGCTCGAATGGTGGTAGGGGGTTGATGCAATTGGATTATAGGCAGCTGTTTGTGAAGTTGGAGAAGATTTCTGGCTTGAAACCGATTCCATATCAGGATTATGTGGATAGGTATGTTAAAGCGTACTATTTGCCACGGGATGAGTTGGAGGTGTTTGTTAGGGATAGGATTGAATATTCAAATAAGCATTTGATTGCGTTAGTCGGGTGTGCTTGTGAAAATAAAAGGGATAGACAGGCGTTGCTGGGTGTTTTAGAAGGGAGGGAAGGAACATAA